The proteins below come from a single Mangifera indica cultivar Alphonso chromosome 16, CATAS_Mindica_2.1, whole genome shotgun sequence genomic window:
- the LOC123199237 gene encoding uncharacterized protein LOC123199237 — translation MLKLGVLLPMSPVLLVSSTADIRVQYFYKRQVAERSSSSGVHSHYEMVGWILAGMLWFLMTDIHSKHGLCSSRPSAQGLLSPWLTVGNKSMPYISLMPCSLLKAFPLFPT, via the exons ATGTTGAAACTAGGAGTACTATTACCTATGTCCCCTGTGCTACTTGTGAGCAGTACAGCAGACATcag GGTACAATATTTTTACAAGAGACAGGTTGCTGAGAGGAGTTCAAGCAGTGGTGTTCATTCTCATTATGAAATGGTGGGATGGATATTGGCGGGGATGCTATGGTTCTTGATGACAGATATCCATAGCAAACATGGTCTTTGCTCATCCAGACCCTCTGCGCAG GGGTTGTTGAGTCCTTGGTTAACAGTGGGAAACAAATCAATGCCGTACATTTCATTGATGCCTTGCAGCTTACTGAAAGCTTTCCCCCTTTTCCCCACTTGA
- the LOC123199235 gene encoding uncharacterized protein LOC123199235 isoform X1 encodes MALSDCLNDAGVEEIVKEAQHSCEGFGSLGRMTMCGVKRKRKMQRRYMSLLKFQAEIGEIFTNYRSLDIIISQQPETPTIKLLESLRRTDTCGAKRRMERLFRSLMSTSRPTEERP; translated from the exons ATGGCACTTTCAG ATTGTTTGAATGACGCGGGTGTTGAAGAAATCGTGAAAGAAGCGCAACACAG CTGCGAAGGCTTTGGGAGTTTAGGAAGGATGACCATGTGTggagtaaaaagaaaaagaaagatgcaaAGACGGTACAtgagtttattaaaatttcaag CTGAAATAGGCGAAATATTTACCAACTATAGAAGCCTCGATATAATTATCTCTCAACAACCAGAAACACCTACAA TCAAACTCTTAGAAAGTTTAAGAAGGACGGACACGTGTGGAGCAAAAAGAAGGATGGAAAGACTATTCAGGAGTCTCATGTCAACCTCAAG GCCCACAGAAGAAAGACCCTGA
- the LOC123199235 gene encoding uncharacterized protein LOC123199235 isoform X2: protein MALSDCLNDAGVEEIVKEAQHRLWEFRKDDHVWSKKKKKDAKTVHEFIKISSAAEIGEIFTNYRSLDIIISQQPETPTIKLLESLRRTDTCGAKRRMERLFRSLMSTSRPTEERP, encoded by the exons ATGGCACTTTCAG ATTGTTTGAATGACGCGGGTGTTGAAGAAATCGTGAAAGAAGCGCAACACAG GCTTTGGGAGTTTAGGAAGGATGACCATGTGTggagtaaaaagaaaaagaaagatgcaaAGACGGTACAtgagtttattaaaatttcaag TGCAGCTGAAATAGGCGAAATATTTACCAACTATAGAAGCCTCGATATAATTATCTCTCAACAACCAGAAACACCTACAA TCAAACTCTTAGAAAGTTTAAGAAGGACGGACACGTGTGGAGCAAAAAGAAGGATGGAAAGACTATTCAGGAGTCTCATGTCAACCTCAAG GCCCACAGAAGAAAGACCCTGA